From a region of the Pectobacterium aquaticum genome:
- a CDS encoding protein-L-isoaspartate(D-aspartate) O-methyltransferase — MVNKRIETLLAQLRQQGIQDERLLSAIEAVPRERFVDEAFEHKAYENTALPIGSGQTISQPYMVAKMTELLSLTPVSRVLEIGTGSGYQTAILAHLVRHVCSVERIKGLQWQAKRRLKQLDLHNVSTRHGDGWQGWASRGPFDAIIVTAAPPEIPRALMEQLDDGGVMVLPVGEQSQYLQVVQRHAGEFIIQTVEAVRFVPLVKGELA, encoded by the coding sequence ATGGTAAACAAACGTATAGAAACGTTGTTGGCGCAGTTGCGCCAACAGGGCATTCAGGACGAACGTCTACTGAGTGCGATAGAAGCCGTACCCAGAGAACGTTTTGTTGACGAGGCGTTCGAGCACAAAGCGTATGAAAATACCGCTCTGCCTATCGGTTCCGGTCAGACGATTTCGCAGCCCTATATGGTTGCGAAGATGACGGAACTGCTCAGCCTGACGCCCGTCTCCCGCGTGCTGGAAATTGGCACTGGATCAGGCTATCAAACGGCAATTTTAGCGCATTTGGTTCGGCATGTTTGCTCGGTTGAGCGCATCAAAGGGCTGCAATGGCAGGCTAAACGTCGCTTAAAACAGCTTGATTTGCATAATGTATCTACCCGTCATGGCGATGGGTGGCAGGGCTGGGCGTCGCGCGGGCCGTTTGATGCCATTATCGTGACTGCGGCACCGCCGGAAATTCCTCGAGCGCTGATGGAGCAACTCGATGACGGTGGCGTGATGGTATTGCCCGTCGGTGAACAGTCACAATACTTACAAGTTGTTCAACGCCATGCTGGCGAATTTATTATTCAAACGGTTGAAGCTGTTCGGTTTGTTCCGCTGGTCAAAGGGGAATTAGCCTGA
- the nlpD gene encoding murein hydrolase activator NlpD — MMNLRHIAACTVIVLGLAGCTNNNSKSAPISSVDGNTGSRGGMLSAPPSRISTAGESVSTTSDGRIVYNRSYGNIPKGSYSGGNAYTVKRGDTLFYIAWITGNDYRDLAQRNNIPEPYSLNVGQSLSLGSGSGSNASGGGLTSGGGMLATTDATRGGIPTPPSSAQIQTTSVDSQSTNAYSGNQGKQNNVGKMLPTAGATTTAPVSAPATVASSNMAAVGSWHWPADGKVIDSFSASEGGNKGIDIAGSRGQPITATASGRVVYAGNALRGYGNLIIIKHNDDYLSAYAHNDTMLVREQQDVTAGQKIATMGSTGTSSVRLHFEIRYKGKSVNPLRFLPQR; from the coding sequence ATGATGAATTTGCGTCACATTGCTGCTTGTACGGTGATTGTCTTAGGATTGGCGGGATGTACTAACAATAATTCCAAATCCGCACCGATCAGCAGCGTTGACGGAAATACGGGCAGCCGAGGGGGAATGTTATCTGCGCCACCATCACGCATTTCAACAGCGGGTGAAAGCGTTTCAACAACGTCCGACGGCCGAATTGTTTACAACCGCAGCTACGGCAATATTCCGAAAGGCAGCTACAGCGGCGGCAATGCCTACACGGTTAAACGGGGCGATACCCTATTTTATATCGCGTGGATTACCGGTAATGACTATAGGGATCTAGCGCAACGCAACAATATTCCTGAACCGTACAGCTTGAATGTCGGGCAATCACTGAGCTTAGGCAGCGGATCTGGTAGCAATGCTTCGGGCGGCGGACTGACGAGTGGTGGTGGAATGTTGGCAACCACCGATGCCACCCGAGGTGGAATCCCCACGCCGCCATCAAGTGCTCAAATACAAACTACATCGGTTGATTCTCAGTCAACTAATGCGTATTCTGGTAATCAAGGTAAACAGAATAATGTAGGTAAGATGTTACCTACGGCAGGGGCGACAACAACCGCTCCTGTTTCCGCACCAGCAACTGTTGCCAGCAGCAATATGGCTGCTGTAGGCAGTTGGCATTGGCCTGCCGATGGGAAAGTCATAGATAGTTTCTCCGCTTCTGAAGGGGGAAATAAAGGGATTGATATCGCCGGCTCACGTGGGCAACCGATCACCGCAACCGCCAGTGGGCGCGTGGTGTATGCGGGTAATGCGCTACGTGGTTACGGAAATCTGATAATCATCAAACATAATGATGACTACCTCAGTGCCTATGCCCATAACGATACGATGCTAGTCCGTGAGCAACAAGATGTCACGGCAGGACAAAAAATCGCTACGATGGGCAGTACGGGTACCAGCTCAGTTCGCTTGCACTTTGAAATTCGTTACAAGGGGAAATCCGTAAACCCGCTGCGTTTTCTGCCGCAGCGATAA